The Candidatus Glassbacteria bacterium region ATGAAAACAATTCACTGCTACATACTACGGGAGCTGGCCGGCCCGCTTATCGTGTCGCTGATGCTGCTTACATTCATTCTTTTTATGCGGCACTTCGTGTTTTTGTTCCCTAAAATAGCCGGAAAAAATCTTGGCTGGCCGGTAGTGACGGAGATAGTCGTGCTCAGCCTGCCGTTTATTATCGCCCTGGTGCTGCCGATGGCGGTGCTGGTGGCGGTGATCATGTCGTTCGGCAGGTTCAGCGCGGACAACGAGGTTACCGCACTCAAGGCGCTCGGAATTCCCGCCCACCGCCTGATGCTCTCCCCGATGGCGGCCGCGTGCGTGCTGATGCTGGGGGCGATCTGGTTCAACGACCAGGTGGTGCCCGAAACCAACCACC contains the following coding sequences:
- a CDS encoding LptF/LptG family permease, coding for MKTIHCYILRELAGPLIVSLMLLTFILFMRHFVFLFPKIAGKNLGWPVVTEIVVLSLPFIIALVLPMAVLVAVIMSFGRFSADNEVTALKALGIPAHRLMLSPMAAACVLMLGAIWFNDQVVPETNH